The following are encoded in a window of Manihot esculenta cultivar AM560-2 chromosome 8, M.esculenta_v8, whole genome shotgun sequence genomic DNA:
- the LOC110620971 gene encoding uncharacterized protein LOC110620971: MNAERSWMYARLRDGLLNPRYLEGINEFIEKAKTCTEYLNGDQIRCPCNRFKCQNRSFQDENTVKYHLMKHGFVQNYLVWYLHGETEVHDGYGDTDLDMSYGSDSVNHPNFNRFEDMVMDATSCHVMHNDTYEMPNSAAQKLYDMLNASKQQLWPGCETHSQLSAVSRLLNLKAEHHFSERCFDQIYELMKEMLPSDNVMTDSFYSTKRLVRGLGLPVQKIHCCVNGCMIYWENDKELTRCKFCDHERFKRLKHTLGKGKSQIPYKKMYYFPITPRLQRLYASCVTAKYMTWHNDHATEDGVMRHCSDAPAWKHFNQTHPTFALEARNVRLGLCTDGFQPFGQFGQQYSSWPVILTPYNLPPGWSTAGRTAYPYCMENTDAFTLRRGGKQTWFDSHRKFLPDDHPFRRNKTSFIKNKCVSKSPPPIRTGEYLLKEIEQIGLRRVIDIDSHEINCRLSKRTGWRKRSILWDLPYWSSNMIRHNLDVMHIEKNVFENIFNTVMNVEGKTKDNIKSREDLNEICRRPELKKDPISGKYPKACYCLDNQSKMILCDWLKTLKFPDGYVSNLGRCVDSRKLRLFDMKSHDCHVFMQRILPIALREFLPNNVWQPITELSNFFRELTSTTLTNGDMQRLNEQIPVILCKLERVFPPSLFDSMEHLPVHLAYEALIAGPVQYRWMYPFERYLRKLKNNIKNKARVEGSMCNAYLVEEASAFSAHYFQAHVMTRHRKVPRNLHEFVSDDDIPGKLSIFKCTGRTIGKGKSRYMTKDEIQAAQTYILLNCPKVKTYIDIYVERVKSTQSNITDAAVDEKLERDFVKWFYKYAHELPNNVQNQLIQDVAKGPLRSVTTFNGYCVNGCKFNTINGSSSSNSMNFGVCIKGSNYSSEESDYYGQLVEVLRLEYPGLPIKRTVLFKCDWFDPTPSTGTKVHRQYRIIDINNKRRYSKYEPFVLASQATQVVYASYPSKRRDKNDWWTVMKVKGRPVVEIMLK; encoded by the exons ATGAATGCTGAAAGAAGTTGGATGTATGCCCGTCTCAGAGATGGTTTACTGAATCCCAGATATTTAGAGGGTATCAATGAATTTATAGAGAAGGCTAAGACCTGCACAGAATATTTAAATGGCGATCAGATTCGTTGTCCTTGTAATCGATTTAAGTGCCAAAACCGTAGCTTTCAAGATGAAAATACAGTTAAATATCATTTAATGAAGCATGGTTTTGTGCAAAATTATCTTGTTTGGTATTTGCACGGTGAAACTGAAGTGCATGACGGATATGGTGATACAGATTTAGACATGTCTTATGGTTCTGACAGTGTTAATCACCCAAATTTCAATCGTTTTGAGGACATGGTCATGGATGCAACAAGCTGTCATGTAATGCATAATGATACATATGAGATGCCAAACTCGGCTGCACAgaaactgtatgatatgttaaatGCATCTAAGCAACAACTATGGCCTGGATGTGAAACTCACTCCCAGTTATCAGCTGTTTCACGTTTACTAAATCTGAAGGCTGAACATCATTTCTCAGAACGGTGTTTTGATCAGATTTATGAACTCATGAAGGAGATGTTACCGAGTGACAATGTCATGACGGACAGCTTTTACTCAACAAAGAGACTAGTCCGAGGATTGGGGCTTCCTGTACAAAAGATACACTGTTGTGTGAATGGTTGTATGATTTATTGGGAAAATGATAAAGAACTTACACGATGCAAATTTTGTGACCATGAAAGGTTCAAACGCCTGAAGCACACCTTGGGGAAAGGGAAGAGTCAAATACCATACAAAAAGATGTATTACTTCCCCATTACACCACGTTTGCAAAGACTTTATGCGTCCTGTGTTACAGCTAAGTATATGACTTGGCACAATGACCATGCAACTGAGGATGGGGTGATGCGACACTGTTCAGATGCTCCTGCTTGGAAGCATTTCAACCAAACTCATCCAACCTTCGCACTGGAGGCCCGAAATGTCAGACTTGGCCTTTGCACTGATGGATTTCAACCATTCGGTCAATTTGGGCAACAGTATTCTTCATGGCCAGTAATACTAACTCCATACAATTTGCCACCAG GGTGGAGCACAGCAGGACGCACTGCATATCCTTATTGTATGGAAAACACAGATGCATTTACATTACGAAGGGGAGGTAAACAAACATGGTTTGACAGTCATCGGAAGTTCTTGCCTGACGACCACCCTTTCCGTCGAAACAAGAcatcttttattaaaaacaaatgTGTATCCAAGTCACCGCCGCCAATTAGAACTGGAGAATACTTGCTAAAAGAAATTGAGCAAATTGGGTTGAGGCGGGTTATAGACATTGACAGTCATGAAATAAATTGTCGGCTTTCAAAGAGAACTGGTTGGCGTAAGCGGAGCATATTATGGGATTTGCCATATTGGTCTTCAAATATGATTCGCCACAATCTTGATGTAATGCACATTGAAAAGAatgtatttgaaaatatttttaatacagtTATGAATGTGGAGGGGAAGACAAAAGACAATATAAAATCAAGGGAAGATTTAAATGAAATTTGCAGGAGACCAGAATTGAAGAAAGATCCAATTAGCGGGAAATATCCAAAAGCATGTTATTGTTTGGATAACCAATCGAAGATGATACTGTGTGATTGGCTTAAAACACTCAAATTCCCTGATGGATATGTTTCCAATCTAGGGAGATGTGTTGATAGTCGGAAGCTTAGACTTTTTGATATGAAAAGCCACGACTGTCATGTTTTCATGCAACGAATTCTTCCTATAGCTCTCAGAGAGTTCTTACCAAATAACGTTTGGCAACCAATAACAGAGCTTAGCAATTTCTTTAGAGAACTCACCTCAACTACACTTACTAATGGGGACATGCAACGGTTAAATGAACAAATTCCTGTGATCCTTTGTAAGCTTGAACGAGTTTTTCCTCCAAGTCTGTTTGATTCAATGGAACATTTACCAGTACACCTTGCATATGAGGCATTAATTGCAGGACCAGTACAATATCGGTGGATGTACCCATTTGAGAG GTACTTGAGAAAGTTAAAgaacaatattaaaaataaagcaagGGTTGAAGGTTCAATGTGCAATGCTTACTTGGTAGAAGAAGCAAGTGCATTTTCTGCTCATTACTTTCAAGCACATGTAATGACCAGACATCGAAAGGTTCCACGCAACTTGCATGAATTTGTCTCTGATGATGACATACCGGGTAAATTAAGCATATTCAAATGCACAGGTAGAACTATCGGAAAAGGAAAATCCAGATATATGACTAAAGATGAAATCCAAGCTGCTCAAACATATATTCTATTAAATTGTCCAAAGGTTAAAACATATATTGA CATTTATGTGGAGCGAGTAAAGTCGACACAATCAAATATCACAGATGCAGCTGTTGATGAAAAACTAGAGAGAGACTTTGTCAAATGGTTTTACAAGTATGCCCATGAATTGCCAAACAATGTACAAAATCAGCTTATACAAGATGTGGCAAAGGGACCACTCAGAAGTGTCACCACTTTTAATGGGTATTGTGTTAATGGATGTAAATTCAACACAATCAATGGAAGTTCAAGTAGTAACTCAATGAATTTTGGTGTATGTATAAAAGGGAGTAATTACAGTTCTGAAGAGAGCGACTACTATGGACAGTTGGTCGAGGTGTTACGATTGGAGTATCCAGGGCTACCAATTAAGCGGACTGTACTTTTCAAATGTGACTGGTTTGATCCAACACCAAGTACGGGCACCAAGGTGCATAGACAGTATAGAATTATTGATATTAACAATAAGCGTAGATACAGTAAGTACGAGCCATTTGTATTGGCCTCTCAGGCAACACAAGTCGTTTATGCTTCATACCCGAGCAAGCGTCGTGACAAAAATGATTGGTGGACTGTGATGAAAGTTAAAGGTAGACCCGTTGTTGAA ATTATGCTGAAGTAA